Proteins found in one Triticum urartu cultivar G1812 chromosome 4, Tu2.1, whole genome shotgun sequence genomic segment:
- the LOC125554904 gene encoding ethylene-responsive transcription factor ERF094-like, whose product MEPYHLQMELPTYDGFHCYHGYSISFSSNTHYTHHQPASQAEAQVNADTGFDYQLSSFSFPMEATSTFFTTPPAASAWEEIVTVPVVSPSLLPQGSSSSSRDAPDSPLIGVRKRPWGKYAAEIRDSTRNGARVWLGTFDTPQAAALAYDQAAFSVRGPAAVLNFPVKLVQESLRTLDIGCAAAGDSPALALKRRHCIRKRRPNKKRMSRATATAAEATRQEAAAASSLSTCVLELEDLGADYLDELLALSEL is encoded by the coding sequence ATGGAACCATACCACCTGCAGATGGAGCTACCTACCTATGATGGCTTCCACTGCTACCACGGCTACTCCATTTCTTTCTCATCCAATACACACTACACGCATCATCAGCCTGCTTCTCAAGCTGAAGCTCAAGTTAATGCTGACACGGGGTTCGACTACCAGCTGTCCTCCTTCTCGTTCCCCATGGAAgccacctccaccttcttcactaCACCTCCCGCGGCCTCAGCCTGGGAGGAGATCGTGACGGTGCCTGTCGTGTCGCCGTCGCTGTTACCGCAGGGGAGCTCCAGTAGTTCACGTGATGCGCCGGACTCGCCGCTCATTGGGGTGCGGAAGCGGCCGTGGGGCAAGTACGCGGCGGAGATCCGGGATTCCACCCGTAATGGCGCCCGAGTTTGGCTTGGTACCTTCGACACCCCACAGGCCGCCGCACTCGCCTACGACCAGGCCGCCTTCTCCGTGCGCGGCCCGGCCGCCGTGCTCAACTTCCCGGTGAAGCTCGTGCAGGAGTCGCTGCGCACGCTGGACATCGGCTGCGCCGCCGCGGGGGACTCGCCTGCTCTCGCGCTCAAGCGGCGGCACTGCATCCGAAAGAGAAGACCCAACAAAAAGAGGATGTCCAGAGCCACGGCGACGGCAGCAGAGGCGACGAGGCAGGAGGCAGCCGCTGCATCGTCGTTGTCAACGTGCGTGTTGGAGCTGGAGGACCTTGGAGCGGACTACCTCGACGAGCTGCTCGCCTTGTCCGAGCTGTGA